In Sphingomonas carotinifaciens, a genomic segment contains:
- a CDS encoding type II toxin-antitoxin system Phd/YefM family antitoxin, whose protein sequence is MTQVAATEFARNFGRYREEAQREPVAVVTHNRVTGYFVSARDYDEYQRLKATAPTALAVEELDGATLKALAASRMDPRHDHLNALMD, encoded by the coding sequence ATGACACAGGTAGCTGCGACCGAGTTCGCCCGTAATTTCGGTCGCTATCGCGAGGAGGCCCAACGCGAGCCAGTCGCTGTGGTGACGCACAACCGAGTGACAGGCTATTTCGTGTCGGCGCGCGACTATGACGAATATCAGCGCCTCAAGGCAACGGCTCCTACCGCCCTGGCAGTCGAGGAGCTAGACGGCGCGACGTTGAAGGCGCTGGCGGCATCACGGATGGACCCCCGCCACGACCATCTCAACGCACTGATGGATTAA